A section of the Apium graveolens cultivar Ventura unplaced genomic scaffold, ASM990537v1 ctg3734, whole genome shotgun sequence genome encodes:
- the LOC141701323 gene encoding uncharacterized protein LOC141701323, producing MATMVQPNIPKLTSINYGNWSIQMKVLLGSYDNWDIVESGYDEPTDAAAEAALSIAEKMILKETRKKDKKALYTIIQGVDESTFEKISNAKIAKDAWEILQKSFQGVEKVKKVRLQVLRGEFENIKMKASENIGEYVTHLKTVTNEMKRNGESLDDVRVMEKLLRSLMRKVDYVVTSIEESKDLSTISIDELVGSLQAHEQRMNQYDDTSHLEKALQSKVSIGESSSSSSSGRGRGGFRGGYRGGRGRGRQSFNRSQNTEGYRPSGRGQNFRGRG from the coding sequence ATGGCGACGATGGTGCAACCAAATATTCCAAAATTGACGAGTATAAATTACGGGAACTGGAGTATTCAAATGAAGGTATTACTCGGTTCTTACGATAATTGGGATATTGTCGAAAGCGGGTATGACGAGCCCACAGATGCAGCCGCTGAAGCAGCCCTGTCAATTGCTGAGAAGATGATTTTGAAAGAGACCCggaaaaaagataaaaaggcgTTATATACAATTATTCAAGGAGTTGACGAATCAACCTTTGAAAAAATTTCAAATGCAAAAATAGCAAAAGATGCGTGGGAGATTTTGCAGAAATCATTCCAAGGCGTGGAGAAAGTAAAAAAGGTGCGGCTCCAAGTTCTTCGTGGCGAGTTCGAAAATATTAAAATGAAGGCCTCAGAAAATATTGGTGAATATGTTACTCATTTAAAAACAGTGACAAATGAGAtgaagagaaatggagaaagtcTCGATGATGTTCGGGTCATGGAAAAATTACTCCGTTCGTTGATGAGAAAAGTTGATTACGTGGTTACTTCTATCGAGGAGTCAAAAGATTTGTCCACAATTTCCATTGATGAGCTAGTTGGTTCACTTCAAGCGCATGAGCAGCGgatgaaccagtatgatgatACAAGCCATTTAGAAAAGGCGTTGCAAAGTAAGGTGTCCATTGGTGAAAGTTCAAGCAGTAGCAGTTCTGGTCGTGGAAGAGGTGGCTTTAGAGGTGGCTACCGTGGTGGAAGAGGACGTGGAAGACAGTCCTTCAACAGAAGCCAGAACACTGAAGGTTATCGTCCATCTGGCCGTGGTCAGAATTTTAGAGGACGAGGATGA